Within Vicia villosa cultivar HV-30 ecotype Madison, WI linkage group LG1, Vvil1.0, whole genome shotgun sequence, the genomic segment ATAATCTGAGACATGAAATAAGCAAACTTTTCGTTCAAAACCTTAAGAAAATGAATTACATAATCTTGTTCCCTATAACGCAAAACAAATGCAATAGCACCACAAGAACATAGAATCAAACAAGAACAACCTGAAAGGGGACGATCATTCTCTAGTTCATCCTACATAACCTTCAATTGAGTAAAGTAATTCTATACGTCAAGAGTACCTTGACGAAATTTGTAAAGATCTTCTTGTATATTGGAAATGCGGAAAATGTCACCGTGAGAGAAACGAATTTGCAGATTCTTCCAAACACCGGTTGCACTATCCATCCAGAGAACTAATTTAGCTATTGATTCTGAAATTGATTGATGAATTCAAGAAAGAACCATGGTGTTGCATCGAATCCAAGATGCATAGAGAGGATCCACGAGAGGAAGCTTTATTAGGGTTCCATCAATGAATTTTTCTTTGTTCTTGGAGATTAATGCGATTTACATTGAGCGAGCCCAGATATGGTAGTTCTTGTCATTAAGAGGAGGTGGAGCAAGAACAAGAGCAAGATTCATATTCAGATGCAGGTAATACAGATTTGTAGAATTCATGGAGAAATCAATGAAGCTCTTGTATGCCATGGATGAACAAAACGAAGCAGATATAAGCAACGATGTTCAAGAAAGCGATAAGGATGAAACAAAACGACTGCAGAAGAAAGGAAGATCTAGAATGAATCTTCAACAAATTGCAGAGAAATAAGGAACGCAAGAAGAAGATAACAATGACTACCAGAGCTTATTAAACTCTGATAGTACGTTGATGATGAAGATCTTTACACAATATTGAAGGTGAAACGTAGAAAAAAGCAAGAAAGAGAGCCAACTGATAATAGAGTAGTGTAAACTTTTTCATTACTCAGTAAGGTAGCTGAGAGCTACTATATATACACGTATACGATACACAAAAGATAAGTTGAGCTAAGCTAACCAACTGGCTATGTACAAAATAATACTTAGACTATTTTTCTTATACGAATAAATACAAACTTGTATGTTTAAGCTAATAACCTGACATACAGACAATTTGTGACAAAGTTTGTATATAAAAAAACAGAAAGTTCATGGCAGTAAAGAAATAAAGAATTTACAATTGTCCGTTTAATTTGGATTCCGCCTATTAGCGGATAACTATTCTACTTGAAAAAGATGTTAACTATTGTGAAATATCAAACATATTATGAGAACATATGTAAAAATGGTGACACACAATACTTAAACTTTAGAGATGCATGTTTTTCTATAGAGTTTCTTGAAGATGATAAAGAATATATAAGAGATATTAGTGAGGAAAAATGAGATTCAGGATATTATTTGAGAAAAAATATTACGTAATATATAACCATAAATTATCTACTATAATACTATTCAAATAATTCTCTCCCGTGTGTGTACTAACTTGTGTGTGTATTAACTTGTTCTTCTTGTTGAACTTTTATTAATTGGTAAGAATGTTTTTTTAGACTTTTTACTAGTAATCATTCTGGACTTGTTCAACATGCATGGCATAGATCACTAGTACAAATGGCCATTTTTTAAGGTAGCGTTGTGAAGATATTTCAAAAGTCATCGTCATTTACTAGCAGCCTCAAAATCATTCTATCTTAATTAGACTAAGACTTAAACCTAGTCCAATCAATAGTAATAGTCATTTACGACGAAGTTGCTTCCTATCTCTTTTTCCTCTTCTATAAATCCAATCTAACCAACCAACTCATAGCGatagaaaaaaacaaacaaaccaaaccaaaagaAACCTTTACCTATAGCTTAGTCTATCTTTTATTAACATGGctcaaaaaaatgaaaatgaaacggTTACTTCGCAAACCTTTAACACAGAAACAACAGCAACAATAAGTAACATAAAAAAAAGTAGCACCGGTGGAATTGGAAGCCTCATAAAACTGCTCCCAACAGGGACAGTTTTCTTGTTCCAATTCTTAAACCCTGTTCTCACCAACAGTGGTCACTGCAAAACCAGCAACAAGTACCTTACCTCAATTCTACTTCTCACATGCGGTTTCAACTGTTTCTTTTCAACTTTCACAGACAGTTACACAGGAACTGATAAGAAGAGACACTACGGCGTCGTAACAACGAAAGGATTATGGCCTTCGCCGGAGTCGTCGTTGACGAGTTCGGTTGATTTATCGAAGTATAGGCTTAGGGGTAGTGACTTTGTGCATGCTGCTTTGTCTTTGCTTATTTTTGCATTACTTGGACTTCTTGATACGAATACTGTCCACTGTTTTTATCCTTCTTTTGAGTCAACTCAGCAGCGTCTTCTGCAGGTTTTGCCTCCGGTTATAGGTGTGTTTGTTGGTTGGATTTTTGTGATATTTCCACAACATAGACATGGAATTGGATATCCTGTTACTACAGATGATTCTCATGAATCCTCTAGAATATCTAATGATACAGAGGGATCTCCGCAAAATCCAACTCATAATGTTTAGGTTTTTCTAGGGTTTAGAGTTTGTGATGGTTACAGTAATTCTTGTgtaaaacacaatcacaaaccATTCAAAAACGATTGATTTCACTATTTTGGTATATTCAAATTCTTgtgtttttcatttttattttattttttatgattgctTTAGTAAGGTTTTGAGCTTTCGATTTATTGTGactatataaatttataaatattcttCAAAAGTTTCAATTTGAACTTTAGTTTGTTTAAGGGTGTCATGTTTTGGATTATTCAGTTGAACCTTGAACCTTCTCAAGCTGTGTGAAATTTAAAATAtgcatatatgatatatgatataATGTCTACAACTTGATTTATTTGGAGTTTCGAAAAAAAAATAGTGACAACTAGGTTATACTCCCTCCCCTCCATTTATATAAAAATGTCTTATTTAACAAATtgcattgtttttttttatcaaaaaaaattagAGGCGTTTGATAAAAGTaggattatttattaaaatatctttattaattataattaatattctaGAATAGTTGAATAAagtgaaaattaataaatatgagTATATAGtgaaaaataatactaaaaaatGTTGCATTGGTATTATAAAATGACAATTATTTTGAGACAAAGAAGTAATATATTAATATTGTTTTATTGAATCAGCTTAGTTGATAACTTGCactcttttcaaatattttttttgttaaatgacTTACAttattattcaaaattaaatatagaAGTGTGAACTTCCAAATTGACTAAATAAAAACCACATAAATGACAAATATGAAATACACATGAAAgcaagttttatttttattttatttttttttaacttttttaataGTAATTAAAAGGTGCACGGTGCACAATATATTAGGtgaaaaaaacagaagttacaTGATATTATAtagaatataatataaatttacggtttttaaatttttgttcagACTTCATAATTTTTCTAACTTCACGATTGATTAAAGCATAAAAAGT encodes:
- the LOC131603320 gene encoding protein DMP2-like, with protein sequence MAQKNENETVTSQTFNTETTATISNIKKSSTGGIGSLIKLLPTGTVFLFQFLNPVLTNSGHCKTSNKYLTSILLLTCGFNCFFSTFTDSYTGTDKKRHYGVVTTKGLWPSPESSLTSSVDLSKYRLRGSDFVHAALSLLIFALLGLLDTNTVHCFYPSFESTQQRLLQVLPPVIGVFVGWIFVIFPQHRHGIGYPVTTDDSHESSRISNDTEGSPQNPTHNV